In Haliotis asinina isolate JCU_RB_2024 chromosome 15, JCU_Hal_asi_v2, whole genome shotgun sequence, one DNA window encodes the following:
- the LOC137266242 gene encoding neuropeptide-like protein 31, whose product MMKIVAVLVVCLAVTAFAEPTGLYGAHGMGGLFGGAGVLGYGIGAMHGGFYGGYGYGPYGGMGSLYGGKYGYGLGSLYGGYGGFYGMPGYGIGLGKGIGYY is encoded by the exons ATGATGAAGATTGTCGCCGTCCTTGTTGTCTGCCTGGCTGTTACCGCCTTCGCTGAACCAACCGGTCTGTATGGAGCACATGGAATGGGTGGGTTGTTTGGAGGAGCTGGCGTATTAGGCTACGGAATAGGTGCAATGCACGGAGGTTTTTACGGAGGCTACGGCTATGGCCCGTACGGAGGAATGGGCAGTCTGTATGGAGGCAAATACGGATACGGCCTGGGAAGTCTGTATGGAGGCTACGGTGGTTTCTACGGAATGCCAGGATATGGAATCGGATTAGGAAAAG GAATCGGCTATTACTGA
- the LOC137266243 gene encoding glycine-rich protein-like — MMKIVAVLVVCLAVTAFAEPTGLYGAHGMGGLFGGAGVLGYGIGAMHGGFYGGYGYGPYGGMGGLYGGKYGYGLGSLYGGYGGFYGMPGYGIGLGKGIGYY, encoded by the exons ATGATGAAGATTGTCGCCGTCCTTGTTGTCTGCCTGGCTGTTACCGCCTTCGCTGAACCAACCGGTCTGTATGGAGCACATGGAATGGGTGGGTTGTTTGGAGGAGCTGGCGTATTAGGCTACGGAATAGGTGCAATGCACGGAGGTTTTTACGGAGGCTACGGCTATGGCCCGTACGGAGGAATGGGCGGTCTGTATGGAGGCAAATACGGATACGGCCTGGGAAGTCTGTATGGAGGCTACGGTGGTTTCTACGGAATGCCAGGATATGGAATCGGATTAGGAAAAG GAATCGGCTATTACTGA